Proteins encoded together in one Prevotella scopos JCM 17725 window:
- a CDS encoding glycosyltransferase family 4 protein codes for MKVLMFGWEYPPHVYGGLATANFGISEGLHAQGDIETILCLPHPFGDEDHTYAEIVAMNHVPIAYRELGYDYVKNRLGNIMSPELYFKLREHIYADFNYMHVNDLGAMDFAGGYPSNLHEEINNYSIIAGVVARTYDFDIIHAHDWLTYPAGIHAKRVSGKPLCIHVHATDFDRSRGKVNPTVYGIEKDGMDNADCIMCVSELTRQTVINQYHQDPRKVFTVHNAVYPLPQDIAEMPRPVHKGKEKIVTFLGRLTMQKGPEYFVEAANMVLHRTRNVRFCMAGSGDMMEQMIYLAAERGIADRFHFPGFMRGKQVYECLKASDVYVMPSVSEPFGISPLEAMQCGTPSIISKQSGCAEILNNCIKLDYWDIHALADAIYSICHNESLFDYLSIEGKREVDQITWEKVGAWIRELYLRTLGWS; via the coding sequence ATGAAAGTATTAATGTTTGGATGGGAGTATCCTCCTCATGTATATGGTGGCTTAGCAACTGCTAATTTTGGAATTTCAGAAGGTCTTCACGCACAGGGTGATATAGAGACAATACTCTGTTTGCCACATCCTTTTGGTGATGAGGACCATACCTATGCTGAGATTGTGGCGATGAATCATGTGCCAATCGCTTATCGTGAATTAGGCTATGATTATGTAAAGAATCGTCTTGGCAACATTATGTCGCCAGAATTATATTTTAAGTTGCGTGAGCATATTTATGCAGACTTTAATTATATGCACGTCAACGACCTTGGCGCAATGGATTTTGCGGGAGGTTATCCTTCAAATTTGCACGAGGAAATTAATAACTATTCTATTATAGCAGGTGTTGTTGCACGTACTTACGACTTCGATATTATCCATGCACACGACTGGCTGACTTACCCCGCTGGTATTCATGCTAAGCGTGTATCCGGTAAACCTTTGTGTATCCATGTGCATGCAACTGATTTTGACCGTTCACGTGGTAAGGTTAATCCTACTGTATATGGTATAGAAAAGGATGGTATGGATAATGCTGACTGCATCATGTGTGTATCAGAACTTACACGCCAAACGGTTATCAATCAGTATCATCAGGACCCACGCAAGGTGTTTACAGTACATAATGCTGTTTATCCACTGCCACAAGATATTGCTGAAATGCCACGTCCCGTCCATAAAGGTAAGGAGAAGATTGTTACTTTCTTGGGGCGTCTGACAATGCAGAAGGGACCAGAATACTTTGTTGAGGCTGCCAACATGGTACTTCATCGAACACGGAATGTTCGTTTTTGTATGGCAGGTTCAGGCGATATGATGGAGCAAATGATTTATCTTGCTGCAGAAAGAGGTATTGCAGACCGCTTCCATTTCCCTGGTTTTATGCGTGGTAAACAGGTTTATGAGTGTCTTAAAGCATCTGATGTTTATGTGATGCCATCTGTGAGTGAGCCTTTCGGTATCTCTCCTTTGGAGGCAATGCAGTGTGGTACACCAAGTATCATCTCTAAACAAAGTGGTTGTGCTGAAATTCTCAACAATTGTATTAAGTTAGATTATTGGGATATCCACGCACTTGCTGATGCTATCTACTCTATCTGTCATAATGAGAGCTTATTCGATTACCTATCTATAGAAGGTAAGCGAGAGGTTGATCAGATAACATGGGAAAAGGTTGGAGCATGGATTCGTGAACTTTATCTTCGTACCTTAGGCTGGTCATAA